One segment of Acropora muricata isolate sample 2 chromosome 8, ASM3666990v1, whole genome shotgun sequence DNA contains the following:
- the LOC136926784 gene encoding inhibitor of Bruton tyrosine kinase-like has translation MQEEEERLSENKQESKDLPPASPRAHSSPGKSGCTTNKLNVWQVSPVAGSPPSWSVAFSSIIESQEIENTTLERVSRKPFHLTQLEEKAMEELLQHYGGQDNACEFVTVQRIGSTIAKPVWKKERSLSVNNN, from the exons ATGCAGGAGGAGGAAGAGCGCCTGtctgaaaacaaacaagaaagcaAAGACTTACCACCCGCCTCACCAAGAGCTCATTCATCTCCAGGGAAATCAGGATGTACAACGAATAAACTCAA TGTTTGGCAGGTAAGTCCTGTTGCTGGTTCTCCACCTTCTTGGTCCGTGGCTTTCTCTTCAATCATTGAGTCACAAGAGATCGAGAATACGACACTTGAGAG GGTCAGCAGAAAGCCATTTCACCTAACACAG CTCGAAGAAAAGGCCATGGAGGAACTTCTGCAGCATTATGGTGGGCAAGACAACGCGTGTGAGTTTGTGACTGTCCAGAGGATTGGATCGACTATAGCTAAACCTGTATGGAAGAAGGAACGGTCACTATCGGTAAATAACAACTGA